A genomic segment from Homo sapiens chromosome Y, GRCh38.p14 Primary Assembly encodes:
- the RBMY1J gene encoding RNA-binding motif protein, Y chromosome, family 1 member F/J isoform X2, which yields MSYSRGLIPVKRGPSSRSGGPPPKKSAPSAVARSNSWMGSQGPMSQRRENYGVPPRRATISSWRNDRMSTRHDGYATNDGNHPSCQETRDYAPPSRGYAYRDNGHSNRDEHSSRGYRNHRSSRETRDYAPPSRGHAYRDYGHSRRDESYSRGYRNHRSSRETREYAPPSRGHGYRDYGHSRRHESYSRGYRNHPSSRETRDYAPPHRDYAYRDYGHSSWDEHSSRGYSYHDGYGEALGRDHSEHLSGSSYRDALQRYGTSHGAPPARGPRMSYGGSTCHAYSNTRDRYGRSWESYSSCGDFHYCDREHVCRKDQRNPPSLGRVLPDPREAYGSSSYVASIVDGGESRSEKGDSSRY from the exons ATGAGTTATTCTAGGGGACTCATTCCAGTTAAAAGAGGTCCATCTTCAAGAAGTGGAGGTCCTCCTCCGAAAAAATCTGCTCCTTCTGCTGTGGCAAGAAGCAATAGTTGGATGGGAAGCCAAG GTCCCATGTCACAAAGAAGAGAGAATTATGGAGTTCCTCCACGCAGAGCGACAATATCTTCCTGGAGAAATGATCGCATGTCAACAAGACATGATGGTTATGCAACTAACGATgg AAATCATCCAAGTTGCCAAGAAACGAGGGATTATGCTCCACCATCTAGAGGCTATGCATACCGTGATAATGGTCATTCTAATCGGGATGAACATTCCTCTAGAGGATATAG AAATCATCGAAGTTCCCGAGAAACTAGGGATTATGCTCCACCATCTAGAGGCCATGCATACCGTGATTATGGTCATTCTCGTCGGGATGAAAGTTATTCTAGAGGATACAG AAATCATCGAAGTTCCCGAGAAACTAGGGAGTATGCTCCACCATCTAGAGGCCATGGATACCGTGATTATGGTCATTCTCGTCGACATGAAAGTTATTCTAGAGGATATAG AAATCATCCAAGTTCCCGAGAAACCAGGGATTATGCTCCACCACATAGAGACTATGCATACCGTGATTATGGTCATTCTAGTTGGGATGAACATTCCTCTAGAGGATATAG ttaTCATGATGGCTACGGTGAGGCCCTTGGTAGAGATCATTCTGAACATCTAAGTGGAAGTTCTTATAGAGATGCACTTCAGAGATACG GGACCTCTCATGGTGCACCACCTGCAAGAGGGCCTCGGATGTCTTATGGTGGAAGCACCTGCCACGCATATAGTAATACACGAGATAGATATGGCAGAAGTTGGGAGAGTTACTCGAGCTGTGGTGATTTTCATTATTGTGATCGTGAGCATGTTTGCAGAAAAGACCAAAGGAATCCGCCTTCTCTGGGTAGGGTGCTCCCTGATCCTCGTGAAGCATATGGTAGCTCAAGTTATGTGGCATCTATAGTAGATGGTGGGGAGAGTCGATCTGAAAAAGGAGACTCGAGCAGATATTAA